The genomic DNA TAAAAGGCGTGGGATCATTTCACTTGTCTCCACAGCACATCAACTCGTTTGATCTGACATTTCTAGAATCAAGTGAGGAACCAATATTATGCTTTCTTGTTGGATTTGATTCACAGatgtttcatatttcagttttcGTGCATGTGAGTTGAGAGGTTAGTCAGCCATTAACAGGATGCTAATTAAAAGGTGTaacttgtattttattttttttggtcgGGCTTATTCTTCCTCTTACATCTCATGatgcacagtttttttttttagaagaaaaagaggaataaaagaatgtttcttctgtctgtttttattatattatcatactAAAACTTGATTGACCTCCGCCCGGGCATTCAGATATATGTAACATACTGAAATGTATAGGAATTTTCATTCAGTGCAAATGTAACGCATGTAAAATATGACTGTATCAGTGCAGTAAAATTTAGATAATGAATATCCCATCACTTATAAAGTTACTGTCATCTTATTAAAATTGTAACAGGAAAACATCAGCAAAATTCAAGTTTTTGCTCAGTTTATACCGTTGTGATCCCTGTTGTTGTCTGTATATTCATGTCAGAAGGATAAATAGTTTTGGACCTAAACTGCCTTTTTAAATTCCAAACAGCGGAGAAAACACCTCCAAACACTTCACAGTTAGTGACCCATGTTAGAAGAGATAATCTACCATTTTAagtaaaaactgcattttgtgtaacaaacaaacaatacattcCTTGTCTATAGATGGCACTTTACAGTCTGTGCATACAACTAATTATCAATTATAAATAGACAACCGGCTTCATCAGTGTAGCCTCACTGGGATTAACCAGACAAGAGGACacaactcaaaaacaaacaaacaaaaatgacaacaaattaaaagtctCTGGACACCACAGCCGGCTACACAGCAACAAGCTATTAAGCCACACAGATTAAATAGCCTAACACTTCTtacagaagaataaaacagcagcaaggCAGAGACGTGAAAActacacagctgctgcagccacaaGCGCACTTATTACAGCAAAAAGAGACGCGCAGTGTTCACACGaatagtgcacacacacacacacacacacacacacacctcctctggAGAGTGAGGTACATCCGTCACACTGAGTTGGTTGTTGTTGTACTcacctctctgtcccactataaccgGTCCACTCAgactctctgtcccactataaccagtccactcatcctctctgtcccactataaccagtccactcagaCTCTCTGCGCTCCTCAGAGTTTTCAAACTATTTGAACTGGACAGCTAGGAGTGACCGCTGGAGGATCCACCATGAgatgatgttagcatttagcatgttagctagaTGCAGCAtggtgggtgtgtttgatttaggTCACTTTGCGTGCTCGCCGGGTGGTGCGTTTAAACTAGTGATTAACTAAAGGGTACGTGCAACCTTTTTTGAACAATAATGCAATAATGCGAACTAggttcttctctgctgcagctgctgacttGGCTCCTttcttctgtttcctttctcACACAGTTTAGAAGAACTTTTTCGTGTATTTAAACTACTTGAGATAAGAATATAAAAGATACTTAAGTATAATTactcaaaataataaaaatactcaCAAAAGAACACTAAAAATGGCTTTGTTACAGTAAGGAGAGTCCCCTGGACACAGAATTAATCAATGCTCAGATCCCAGTCAAGCCAACAATCCAGAGAATGAAGCTTTTATGAGCTGTTGTCAGGTACAAAGTGACATTTACAGCTCAGAGATGCTGTCCTCTTCCTTACCGAAAGTAACCAGGAAAACGGCAAATACATCTCCACGCGATAAAAGCTCTGACAAAGACTTACAGGGATGTAAAATGAGTAAAGTAGTGCAGGAAAAAAACTGTCACTTTGTCCTTTCAGAGGACGATGAAATAACTCTTTTTGGCAGAAAAGCATTTTTGCACTCAGGTGTATGGGTTTAGAGTCACATTGCATTAAATCATAGCGCAGTGCTACTTCAGGTTTGAGAAAtgtcagtgtgtatttttggTTGCAGAAGAGCCTCGTGAACAAATTCAAACTgagaacacaaatacacagaactCCGACTTAATGAAAacaatacttttattttggttaTGTATAACTTCTTATTTACACAAATGAATGTTTATTAAAGTTGTCTACTGCTGTCTGTATAAATGGATCTTCACCATTAGTATAGctagagaggaggagaatgggATGTTGTGCAGatacaaaatacacagataTACAGTTACAGTAAAAATGCTATTAGGATAGCCAACATTCATGCACGAGAGCTGTTATCCTTGGGCTTACAGAACATACTGCACTGAATAAGGCATACAAACTGTTGCTGAAGTTACAAAAAAGCTAATATCTCAAAGTACTACGTTAAAGGCAACCAGATCCGCTGCTTGCTGAAGCACTTTGACTTAGTACTTCAAGATACCCTATGACCTGGATGACTGAGAATCTTCATAGACACAAAAAAGCCAAGTACAGTAACTATACAGGTGCATTATGGTTCACCACATTTCTCATTGTCTTGTACAAGGTCAAGTGCAAAAAAACTTTTGAAAGGAAAAAGTACAAAGACAAATTGAAAGCTAAATGGAGGCAGTGAAAGGCAGGAATAAATtagcagatgatgatgaataaatgGCGAGGAATAGAATGGAAACAAAACGAACAATTAGTGAACACAgtcaaaatatgaataaattagGTGGCATGAATAAATGCAATCCTGAATGAGAAAAACCATTATGAATATGAAGACTTCATTTCAGAAAAGCTCTCAttatggagagaaagaggagctgcagaaacTTCAGTGTTTCTAAAAGTTGCCAAGTAAAAGCGCCATTGTTTAGTTGAAAATATGTTACCTGCATGTTTCATAATGCACCgaatttgtttacattttgtgctgttGTCAAGTGTCATGTTTCCACATAGAGAAtatgttaattaattaactcTTCACATGAAAACAGGCAAATGGCAAGATGCTGATAAATCaaatttgtataaaatgtccaaaaccaATCTgggaaatgacaaataaataaatcaataaatcaaatgaattgGAACATTCAAGCGCAACCATCCATTTTTTCCAGGTTTTCttaatttctgtgtgtgttcctcagCTTAAGAGTCGTCCTCAGTTTTAATGATGTGGAAAAGTGTAACATTAAACAGGACCTGGTGGCCGTTGTTCCAGCCGTAGAGGGCGCGGTCCCTGGCGTTGTAGTCCAACATAGACATGTGGAAGTACTGGTTATGAAAGGGAATGTCTGTATACTCGTACGTGGAGGTTTTAGTGGAGTAGGCATAGTACACCTTGGCGCCGGTCAGGTGGGAGTTGGTGATGTAGAGGGTCCCACAGATCATAAAAGACTCGCCGGCGTTCCTCTTTGAGTACTCTGTGTTCCACGTGTTGATGATCTGGAGCGTGTCCGGGTTCAGCTGGCTGATGACGATGTTCCCGGCGTTCTGATTGGTCGCGTACACGGCCCACAGGCCCAGCTCGTCCGCCATCAGGTCGATGTCGGAGAAGCCGCCCCAGGTGTAGGGGTACACGTTGTGGAAGCCCGCCGACTCCAGAGCCCTCTGGGTGACCACGCGGCCCGTCTCGAAGCTGTACCTCACGATGATGTTGCTCTGCATCTTGTTGTAGTAAAGAGAGCCGTTGTACACCACGTGGTTGGTTCCCGCCCATTTGAAAGGCAGGTTGTAGGTTCTCGACTCGACTCCTGTCACAAAATCAGCGATGGATTTATACTCTTTTACTATCTTGTTGTTGGTGTAGCTGTCCATGTACCAGACCTGAGGACAGAGGAACACAACATTCCTGTGATGTTAAgtactgaaaagaaaagtataGGAAACAGGGCTTTCACTAAAAAAGAGGTAGAAAGAGCACAGGATATAAAAACAACCAGTAGCCAGACATTTGTTGGGAGGCCAAACATTCAATGATGTACTTATTCTCTTTTATTGGTGTTGATAAGATCAAActgggacagagggagggtgaCTTTAACTACCCcgggaaacagaaagagacttTTTGGATTTATATATCAGAATACTGCATCCGAGTGGGATGAATAAGGATTTTAGTATTTAAGTTTTTATAGTTATGTAATAAAAGACAGTTTTGTAGCTTTTTCCCATTTATTTAGTAggtttttaatatttactaaggggtttttgaccactagtcAACTGCTGCTATGGAGCAATGTATGCCAGTTTTTAAtctgtatatgtttgtgtacaAGCAGGCAGGTGACACAATACAAATCACTGCGTCATGCTATTATACTGAACGACAGTTGATGGTGGTAACAGCCAAGACACGTAGCAAGTGTCAGCAAAACGaaataaagaagaggaagaatgcTAGTTAGAGTTAGTTAGATAGCACACCTGGATGTAAACAAAGGAGTGtccaaaacattcaaaaaatgttttacaataaaGAAAACGTTCAAAGCAAGGAGTAAAGTTATGTTAAAAGTCTTTACTTACTCTGGcataatgtgtgtaatgttatGCATGACTAAATAAaagcttttgctttttctgttgctaGTTTTTCAAGCTTCAAGAGCAATTTGATCCTGGAAGAAAGTGTGAAGAAActcctctcctcatttctctgACTCTATTCTATGTGGtagtttttgactttttaagtAGCAGTTTGATGGTGCATCCTTCAAAGATTGACCATTAATGTGTCTAGTGCTCATTGGATAATTGACAAAGCCTCAGCCATCTTGTGGTGAGTATAAAGGCAGAATGGTGCTTTCACCCATTCTGTTGGGCATGCTGATGAGGGCCCGGTGCCAAAACGCATTAGGGAATAAAGTGCAAACTCTTCCAGTAAGTCAGTGTTGGTGTTGAGttattttttacattcagttaAAAGAATCCAATCATGGAGCTGCTTCATGTCAAGTGTGTGAAAACTTTTTATTGAGTATGATGTCTATCCCCCTTGAACAACAGGAGGGAAGCAGTTGTATGTAAATCATTAAACAGCTCTCTGTTGCTTCAAAGGCTTGCAACATACAGCAAAAGCACATTAACTCGGCTCACCCTGTTGTTTTTGGGGGACGCCTGTGGGTCGGTCATCCAGGCTCCAAATCTGGTCCCAGAAGTTTTCACTGTCAGCGGCCCAGTGATCTTCATTAGCTTGCCACATGCTGCAAAAACATTACACAGCACTGGTCACATACAGCACAAACTGCACCAGCTCCATATGATAAACCGACAGCCAATGTTATGATGGTAATGCTGGAATAAATCTCAAAGGACTGGCTCATTTgctcaaaaaataaacaaaaaagttcTAGACTATTCACCATCTGGACAGAACCACATGCTTTTCTTGGCTgttgcagaaacacagaggatAACCAGAGAAACTAGTAAAACCCCTTCCTATGTGTCAGAGCATGTGAACATTTATCATACATggtttaatattttaaatacttGAGCTGCACTTAATTCATATTGCTAGACACAAGACTTGCAAATTCCCCATTAAGTATTTAACTGATATTTTCTCACGTCAATCAAAGCTCACGCCCCACGAATGCTCGAGTAATCATCTCGAGCTCAGACAGGTAGCCACATGCTATTAGCATTCACATGTTTGCTCTTTACGTTGACACTTTGACAGGCTGCGTCGGTGTTGATACCCTGACAGTTGGCAAATTGGAATGTAGTCATGCAAACCGTTATCAGTTGCTCTGGAGGCAGAATTGATCTTATTAGCTGAGTTAAACATCAATGGGTGGAGCAAAGGAACTGCAGCTTTTCAGTGCCAAACTGCAAATGGCAAAGGAAGCAGAAGGTTTCAATACAGACCTATAAAATACACCTGTATAAGCAGCTTTTTTAACTAGCAGAATACAAAAGCTTCATGATGCTGCCACCTTTTACGTCTAGCTTGGAAAATAGTTCATTGACTCTGCAAATAGAGGGTTTTCCTCAAGCCACAAcattatttctgcctccagtAGCAGTTCTACTCTGCCCCCTGCTTGGTATCTAAAATGCCAATCTGCTGGTAGCTGCAAGAAATGTGCCTATGATCCTCTCTGCCAGAGGATAATCTTGGGTCACCATGCCTggatgtgctttttttctgtgatggaCTTACTGAGTTTGTTCATACAGTTGCGCAGACGATTTTCCAGGTTTAGGACCCTCTGTTGCAGCTCCTCGTAGTCGTAGGCTCCCATTTCCTCCTGGATGCCCATCAGGACACCAGACAGGTTCCTGATCTCTTCTTTGAACTGGGAGATGAGCTTGGCGTCCGTCTTGTATTGCTCCAGGACAGGGATCAGTGGCTGCAGGGACTCCATCTTTCCCTTTAGCTCCTACAAAAAACACCAAGAATGCACCAGTGCAAAAATACTTTCACTTCTTACTGATTGATTATAACACTGTTGATTGAGGGAAAACAGTATAATTTGGTTTTCTTGCATATTAAgtagcaaaaaacaaaaacaaaacaaaagctctggTAAGACCCAAACAAATTTCACTGATGGATGATAACAGTAATGATTATCATAGTAATTGCTTTTATGATTATTTGTTATGTAACATCAGTGTCAATTATACTATATCAAATCATATGGGAATCCTTTCTCTTCTGTCAAAATACAATGTTCTTATATGTGATACCTGACATGGTATTCCTTGGAGTCAGATGCAACTATTGTACTTGATCACtgctgtaaaaagtacaatgttccTTGTCATCATGCTGTTTTGTAACAGCATGATGACAAGGATTAGTGCAAGGGTTAGTGCATCATGTAACCATCAGGACGTTGTCACTCTCACAGATGAAAGAGTTTTATAAAGAATGCCGGAAGGTGCTTTCCCTGCCTGTCTCGTTTTTAAGACCATTTTGTCCTTGGCCTGGCAGAGGTAGACCTGTGTTGATCTTATCAGGACTGAAAGTTTATCACTTCAGATGCTTCTCAGGTATCTTTAGAGGAGACCCTTTCACagcctttattttctcctgtgaTGTTTCTCACAAAGTTGAACACCAAACAAAAATATACCTGAAAGTTTTTGTTGACGAGCGTCTTCCTGTCCGACTCGATCTGTCGAAACTTTGACCGCAGTCCTTTGATCTGGTTCTCCATTCTCATGATATACTGAAAGTCCCTCTGCGTCCGCAGGTTCAGCACCTCGATTGACTGCGACATGTTCTGCACCTTTTGAAAAGAACGAAACAGTGCAGCATTGATTTTTCCGTCCACTACAAGATTAAAATGTCCTCCATGTTCAGCCGTTCAGTAGCCTGGCACGCTTCAACTTCCCAAGgaacaaatcaacattttgaccTTCAACGTGATTGTCTTCAAACCATCCATGTGTGAGCTGAACAGAGCTCTGAATGGATTTTAAATGGACATGGGACTGTTACATGGCAGTTTTCTTGTTcagtttttaaacatatttcattttatcagttataattcaaaacaaacaaaaacaaactgccaGTTTTTTAAACTATTGAATCTGCTAGGTTTGATAACATATTTCAGA from Enoplosus armatus isolate fEnoArm2 chromosome 14, fEnoArm2.hap1, whole genome shotgun sequence includes the following:
- the LOC139296232 gene encoding noelin-3 isoform X1; the encoded protein is MWSLSVVLNPLLFLLLFGYCPSVTIRPKEGWQVYSSAQDADGRCICTVVAPEQNLCSRDAKGRQLRQLLEKVQNMSQSIEVLNLRTQRDFQYIMRMENQIKGLRSKFRQIESDRKTLVNKNFQELKGKMESLQPLIPVLEQYKTDAKLISQFKEEIRNLSGVLMGIQEEMGAYDYEELQQRVLNLENRLRNCMNKLTCGKLMKITGPLTVKTSGTRFGAWMTDPQASPKNNRVWYMDSYTNNKIVKEYKSIADFVTGVESRTYNLPFKWAGTNHVVYNGSLYYNKMQSNIIVRYSFETGRVVTQRALESAGFHNVYPYTWGGFSDIDLMADELGLWAVYATNQNAGNIVISQLNPDTLQIINTWNTEYSKRNAGESFMICGTLYITNSHLTGAKVYYAYSTKTSTYEYTDIPFHNQYFHMSMLDYNARDRALYGWNNGHQVLFNVTLFHIIKTEDDS
- the LOC139296232 gene encoding noelin-3 isoform X2; this translates as MSQSIEVLNLRTQRDFQYIMRMENQIKGLRSKFRQIESDRKTLVNKNFQELKGKMESLQPLIPVLEQYKTDAKLISQFKEEIRNLSGVLMGIQEEMGAYDYEELQQRVLNLENRLRNCMNKLTCGKLMKITGPLTVKTSGTRFGAWMTDPQASPKNNRVWYMDSYTNNKIVKEYKSIADFVTGVESRTYNLPFKWAGTNHVVYNGSLYYNKMQSNIIVRYSFETGRVVTQRALESAGFHNVYPYTWGGFSDIDLMADELGLWAVYATNQNAGNIVISQLNPDTLQIINTWNTEYSKRNAGESFMICGTLYITNSHLTGAKVYYAYSTKTSTYEYTDIPFHNQYFHMSMLDYNARDRALYGWNNGHQVLFNVTLFHIIKTEDDS